The nucleotide window ATAACAAGAGAACATGGAATACAAAGAACTGTTATTGATAAGCAAATTAATATGAATGATAAAGATAACCAGATAATGTTCTCAATTTTTGTTTTAAGAAATGCTAAGTTTACGGAACAAATGATTACATCTTCAGAGCTAAAAACGTATCTATATATATTTGTTAACAAATAAAGGTTAACAAGGGAAGGTGTTAAAGCAATGAAGGTCATAATAAACATTTCTATTGAAGAATTAATGCCGATGTAAAATGAAAATAAAAGAATAAAAATAATTATTAAAAAAAATTCAATTATTGTTTTAGGTTTATTTGCAAAAAATAAAAATAGCATTTTACACCTTTAATTTTTAATCCATTCTGGAATTTCACCTTGATGAATTTTATTAACAATATTAGAACCTTTTTCAATTTTAAATATTCCTTTTGACATAGGACTTACGGCCAGCCGTTCATATCCATATTTATCGTATTCTTTTTCAAATCTATGAGAAATATATCTTTCTTTTTCAGAATTGTAAGAATTATTGTTTTTTATTCCTTCTGTAACCATGTTTGAATTTCTATCGTAGTCAACAACAAGTCTTTGCCTTTCTTCATTTATCTGGTCTTTAGATATATTCTCTGCACTAGCTCTTGACATGTAATTTTCCCATAATAGATTCTTGACCTCTTCTTTGTTAATTGAATTAACCATTGCATTTTGAAATGATTTATTTGGATCAATTTTTTGATTATACGAGAGCTGATCATTTTGCTTTATTTGAGATATAAAAGATTGAATTAGCTCTCCTTTTAAATTGTCATTATTTCCATTCAAAATACTGATAGTATTGCTGAATCCTCCAGTTTTACAATTAGCCCAATTAATAAATTCCTGGTTTAAATTTTCTCTAAAAGATAGGGAATTATTTTTTGCCCAAGTAATGTTTTCAGAAACTTGTTCCATTTTATTAATAGCATTTTGATATGAGCTTTGTGAATTTTTCACTTCGTCTATTGCATTACAGTAATTATATGAAATTCGGGTAGTTTCATCCTGAATACTTGAAGTTGATTGAGATTCAGCAAATCCATTTATTTTTTGAAGGTTTTTTTGAAAATCAACATTTCTAGAAAAATTTATTGCAGAATTTATTAACTCATCTTGAGAAACATTTCTGTCTTTTGAGGTTGTTATACCTGCAGAAACTCCAAAACATTTCCAGATCTCTCCTATTCCAGCAGAAGCGCTAGCTATAAGAGCCCAACTTTCCCGTTTGTTTAAACCAAATTGCTTGCCCCAATTTTCAACTGCATTCTCACAATATCGAGCGCTATTTTGAATATCTTCAGCTTCCTTATAGGAAATGTTTTCATTATAATTTGATGAATTGGTTAAATGTTCAGTTAAATCAGAAGCTGTTTTACCACTTTGCGCAATACTTTCAGCAAAAGACTTTTGAGTATTTTCTAAATACGATTCAGCAGTCTGTTGTGCTTTTTGAAAACTCGAATTGATAGCCTCGTCTGAAGTAACTGATTTTAATAAATCGGAGTTATTTTGCTTTAGATATCCATCTTGAGTTGTATAAATAGCTTGATAAGAACCAGTATTTTCACTCATGTATCCAGACGAAATGGAAGCCGCATAATTTTCTTGGAATGCTGTTGCATTCTTATAGGAAGTTTGACCATAAGAAGCGTTCGCAAAACTATAGTTTCCTGTAGATTGCTCATTTGAAGCCGTAGCAGCTGCATTTTGGGAAGGAGACATTATAGAGCTAGCTAAATGTATTAGCGAGCCTATTCCACCAAACATTATCGAATAACTAATATAAGCTACGAGTAATGTTAAATAACCAGCTAAGGCAAAAACGTCTTGAGCAATATTATCTAAACCCTCACTTGTAAATAAACTTAATCCTGTGCTTTCTCCTGGAAATAAATAATGCGTTTTTTCTCTAGCAGCAATTTTCATCAAATAATTCAATATTGTGTAAAAAGGCCCCCACATTTGAACCCAAACCATCATTTTCATCCAATTAAATAAAAGAGAATACCCCATAGGAAGGAGTGATAGTGGTATGATCAATATTATGGATCCATATAACAAGCATTCAAAAATAATTCTCATCATAATAATAGATTTTTGAGATAAACCTCCGCCTGTTATGTAATAACTCCTTTGCTGCTGATAAGCTCTGCTTTTAGCAAGTTCTGTGCTACTAAATTCCTTTGTTAAAAAATTTATCATTAAAAGTTGGCTTATTAAATTATCTGCTTCTTTTGTAATGTTGGTTAGGGCTTTAAAAGTAAAAGGAAGGTTTTTAACAATCTCTGGTGTAGCATGAAAGTTTTTTTCTTGTTCAAATATTGGCTTCATAGCTGCAACAGCTTGCTGACATGTCAAATATTTATATTTATCTAAGCTGCTTGATTTAGCATAAGGATCGCTATATTTAATCATCCTTACTTGTGATGCATTTTTTTCAAAAAAATCCCATAGATCAGTGGCTTTTTTCATTTGATCTAATGAATATTTGCCAAGCGCAATGTCATAAAATATACATTGCTTAGAAAAGCTTTTTAAATTCTCTTCAAGATCTGCATTTGCAATTTTGTACTTAGATATATCCAGATAAGACTCTGCTCCTAAAAGCATTCCTGTTTTTTCATATTCTTCATCATGCGGAAGATGCATTGCAGTTTCAAATGCTGTTGTAATTTTATATCCAATTGTAGAAATTATTTCGCCAAACATTGCAATTGGAAGAGGAACGTTATCTACGCTTTTCGATGTTTGAGTCAAGCAATCCTCAATTCTGACTCTTTTATGAGGAACAAAAATTATAGAAATCACTATTAAAGGAACTAAATAATGAAGAAAAATTCCTTCAAAGGAGGGTTTAAACAACGATTTTACTAAAATACAAAAACAACCTAACATTGCAGAAAAAAACATTAATGGTCTTACAATGGATGTGCCATCACCATAAAAAAGCATTGCTATAGCATTAAATATATAGTAGTACCAATCTAATCCCCCATAAGTATAAATTGTTGAATTCATTATTAATCCTTAATCAAGTCTTACTTGTGATGCAATTTCTTGTTCAATTAAATTGATTTTTTCAATCATTCTGAATTCCTTTTCAAAAAGATCAGAAGAGCGGAGTTTATATTCATTAATTTTTCTTTCAACTTTTTCAAGTTCAAGTAAATATTCATCAATATTATCTGAGAAGTATTGATGTTTTCTTAGCTGCACACATCCTTCATGTACAATTTGCTTAACTTCTCTTAAATAAGTGACAAGTAAGTCCACTGCAATAACTTCGGCAATTTGGATTAAATCAACGGGAGACGTACCTTTCTTATAAACTGTTAAAACGTTTATAATTTTGAATAACGGAAATCTTGTCTTAAAAATTAAATCTTTTTCTTCTTCGGTTAGACAAGCATCATCATGAATAATTTTATTTTGAATACCTTCTAGTAAAAATTTTATTTTTCCTATCCAGGAATCTTCAGGACTTATTTCAAAATTATATTCTCTTAAATGCAAAGCCTTGTCGTTAAAATCATTTTCTCTTGCATAAATGGTCGTATGACCGCCATTTAATATAACTTGTAAAAAGGATTCGTCAAATATCCTTGATTGCCAAAATTGATTTTCTAAAACATCTTTTGTTTTAACCGATACTATAGTACCCATTAACGACATGAAAAATTCTTTTAAATCATTATTTGAAGTAGATAATGAAGGATGCTTCTTGATTGCTTCCCAAGCTATGTTAAATTCTCCCACTAATACATTCCCTAAAGTTCCGTTTTTTTCCATGCCTTCAATAACCACTTCAAATTCTTCGGATTGGGAACATTTATGACGTGCACTGACTTGGTCATTAAAAAGTCCAGTTTTTCCACTAAGTGTTCTACAAATTTGCTGACTTGCCGCAGTATTTTTAGGCCATACGGCTCCAACTGCTTGAGTTGCTATTTCACAACTATTTATATTCATTGAATTTATTGTATTGGCCCAAGATTGTAATTGCTTCATACAATTTACAGCTTGGGGAGAAACACACTCAGCACTTAACAAGAAAGCAAATCCTGCGGCACCGCTTGCAATGCTTTTCAATGTATTTACAATTTGCTCTCCATTAATAAATGAAATGCCACCTGTAAAAATATCAATTCCTCCACAACCTGCGTCAAATTTTGGTAATGATATTGTAGCTACTTTTGTGTTCATTACGCGATTTCTTACAACGGCTCCCCCGCCTGTAGCGTAGCCTGCTCTTTGACCGTTATAAATGTCACCACCATTGACATTGATTGAGCTATTTACATTTTTAAAATAGCGATTTAGTTCTTTGCTAATGTTAGCTTCAAGCAAGCAGATATTGGAAATAAATAAGAGCAGTAAAAAAACAATTTTGCTATTCATCAACTTCTCCAAAAAGATTAACAATGTTATTTTCAATTTGCTCTAATGAAATCATACCAAATCCAATAGGTATTAATTCTTCAGTTTTTGGGTTAAGCATGATTAGGGATGGATAAATTGATATTCCTAGTTTATCGACAATTCCTTGATCTAATTGTGCGTTTGGAAATGCAGGAATTATTTCTCCATCAACCGAAACAGGAATTAATTCCCATTTATGTTTTTTTACAAACTCTTTTACCACTAAGGCAAAAGCTTGGGATTCTTTGTTACCTTTCGTAAATAGAATTAATCCAAACTCTTCTTTTAACAAACCAATGAGCTTATTTTTTTTGTCTCTTTCGATATCTTTGGCAATAGTTACCCCATACTGAGTAATAGGGTTATTTATTGTAGAGTCTAATTCAGGATTAGAAAGTAGAATTTTAGTCCAAATTTTAGAAAATTTACTTGATCTATCCATTATTTTCTTTTGCTCTATCATTAGTGATTCAATATTTTCCTCTGTTGGATCTAAAACAGCTTGAGATAGTTTTGTTTCATACGTTTTTCTTTCGATTTCCATTTGCGCTACAGGGGATAATTTATCACTTTCTTCATGATAGTTATTTTGTTTTTTTACTTTATCTTCATACCAAGACCACCCCTCGGCTTTCCGATTAAGCCATCCAGCACTTAATTGCTCTGAATAAAAAGTTAGAAATAATAATAGAAAGAATTTCATCGAATACTTCATTGTTTTCCTTCCTTTAAATTTTTTATTCGATTTGTAAGACCATGCTTTAACCTTTCTACTTTTTGATTGAAATCTGAAGGGAGTTTAGATTCGAAATATTTTTCATCAAAAACTTTGCTTAAATCTAAATTACTAAAGTCAATAGCTGAAATTTCTTCGATAGTAAGCCCTCGGCAATTAGGCTTTTTAGGGCTACCCCAGTCTAATTTTAATTGTTTGTGGGCTTCCTCTTGAAATACCTTAGACAGCTTTGAATCATAACAGCAAAATGAATGGGTATAAGAAGTTGTCATGGTATTAGCGATGGTATTCTCATAACTACCGATATAATGGCAAAATCCCCTTTCTCTCATATCACTTAGTGCAATCTCTTCTGAATTGCATTTAGCTAAGCCCGCTTCCTTTGCCAGCCCTGTAAACTGAAAACAACAATCATATAAAAGATCTTCTGCAATATTCTTGCTACATTCTTTTGGTTTTCCAGAAAATATAAGTATTTTACTTCCCGAAATGTTATTTGTTTCCATTTCTTTTTTTATTTGATCGAAAACAGCAAGTTTTGTTGTAACGGCATTCAATGATAGATTAGGATTGTATGACAAATCCCAATCATCAGGACTTTGACCTATTTGAGGATTGTCATTATATTTTATTACTTTAGGATTAACTTTGAATGGGCATTCGTAAAGGATTTCCCATAAACAACAACCAATTTCATTACTATTAAGACATTTTTTTGATCTAAATTGGCAATTCCTTTGCCTTAATTCAGCGCACGTATTTAATTTTTCTAAAGAACCAAGATATGATATTTTTTGTTTCCAGCATTTTCGATAAACTTGTTTGCCATTTATTTCCTTGAATGGAGTTTCATCGATGCATTCAGAATGCAAATATGTAAAGTTTGGATCTTGTAGAAGATTAGTTTCATCTTCAATTACCCAAAACTCTTTATCTTCAATAAAGCTTTCGTTTTGAATTAATTTTACTTTTTCATTGAAGTTATGACAGTTTTTACTATCGTCCTTATGTTTCCAAACTATCTCTAAATCATAATTATCTAATAAGCTTCCATTACCCACATAAATCGTATATTTTTCTATAGACTGATCATTTGATAATTCCCTATCCCACTTCTTCTTTGATTTTGTAGCATCACTTTTCCAAAAGTATTCCTCATACTTTATATGTCCTATACATCCTTTTACTTTTTTCTCTATTTTAGGCTTATGAACAACGTTAACGTGTAGATTCCTTATTATCTCTTTAATATAAGGAACGTCTGATTGATTGCATTTCTCTAAGTTTGTCTTGATTAAAGTCTCAGTTTGATATTCATCAATGTATTGGTCATAATTTTGGAAATACTCTTCAGATTTTTCTAAAAAATTATCGTCTGAATCTATTTTATTTTTCTGAAAGTTTTCATTAACTTGTTTAGATAATAAAAAATTATTAATTTCTGAATTTGGGCGATTTCCTGATATAATACTATCTTCTAGATTAGAGCTATCAATCTTATTTATTTCTGTTTGGGTTACACCTAAATTTTCAATTTCAAAATTTTTCATTGAGTTTTTTGAAAACTTGTTTAAATCATTACCAAAACTTTTTCCCTCTAATAAATATTCATTGGGGCTCTTAGCAAATCCAGCTGAAAAATAAAGCAACATATTTAATATGAAGATCAAAAAAACGTTCACTTTATTCCTCCAGCAACCATTGCAGCTTTAATTGCATCAAGGCAACATTGTTTTTTTGACCAAATCAAATATACGACGTCTTCACCCCCATATGGATATGTTTTGAAAGCTCCCCATAAAACATCACTAGACCCAAGTGGATGACAA belongs to Candidatus Rubidus massiliensis and includes:
- a CDS encoding conjugal transfer mating pair stabilization protein TraG — translated: MNSTIYTYGGLDWYYYIFNAIAMLFYGDGTSIVRPLMFFSAMLGCFCILVKSLFKPSFEGIFLHYLVPLIVISIIFVPHKRVRIEDCLTQTSKSVDNVPLPIAMFGEIISTIGYKITTAFETAMHLPHDEEYEKTGMLLGAESYLDISKYKIANADLEENLKSFSKQCIFYDIALGKYSLDQMKKATDLWDFFEKNASQVRMIKYSDPYAKSSSLDKYKYLTCQQAVAAMKPIFEQEKNFHATPEIVKNLPFTFKALTNITKEADNLISQLLMINFLTKEFSSTELAKSRAYQQQRSYYITGGGLSQKSIIMMRIIFECLLYGSIILIIPLSLLPMGYSLLFNWMKMMVWVQMWGPFYTILNYLMKIAAREKTHYLFPGESTGLSLFTSEGLDNIAQDVFALAGYLTLLVAYISYSIMFGGIGSLIHLASSIMSPSQNAAATASNEQSTGNYSFANASYGQTSYKNATAFQENYAASISSGYMSENTGSYQAIYTTQDGYLKQNNSDLLKSVTSDEAINSSFQKAQQTAESYLENTQKSFAESIAQSGKTASDLTEHLTNSSNYNENISYKEAEDIQNSARYCENAVENWGKQFGLNKRESWALIASASAGIGEIWKCFGVSAGITTSKDRNVSQDELINSAINFSRNVDFQKNLQKINGFAESQSTSSIQDETTRISYNYCNAIDEVKNSQSSYQNAINKMEQVSENITWAKNNSLSFRENLNQEFINWANCKTGGFSNTISILNGNNDNLKGELIQSFISQIKQNDQLSYNQKIDPNKSFQNAMVNSINKEEVKNLLWENYMSRASAENISKDQINEERQRLVVDYDRNSNMVTEGIKNNNSYNSEKERYISHRFEKEYDKYGYERLAVSPMSKGIFKIEKGSNIVNKIHQGEIPEWIKN
- a CDS encoding conjugal transfer pilus assembly protein TraH, with the protein product MNSKIVFLLLLFISNICLLEANISKELNRYFKNVNSSINVNGGDIYNGQRAGYATGGGAVVRNRVMNTKVATISLPKFDAGCGGIDIFTGGISFINGEQIVNTLKSIASGAAGFAFLLSAECVSPQAVNCMKQLQSWANTINSMNINSCEIATQAVGAVWPKNTAASQQICRTLSGKTGLFNDQVSARHKCSQSEEFEVVIEGMEKNGTLGNVLVGEFNIAWEAIKKHPSLSTSNNDLKEFFMSLMGTIVSVKTKDVLENQFWQSRIFDESFLQVILNGGHTTIYARENDFNDKALHLREYNFEISPEDSWIGKIKFLLEGIQNKIIHDDACLTEEEKDLIFKTRFPLFKIINVLTVYKKGTSPVDLIQIAEVIAVDLLVTYLREVKQIVHEGCVQLRKHQYFSDNIDEYLLELEKVERKINEYKLRSSDLFEKEFRMIEKINLIEQEIASQVRLD
- a CDS encoding conjugal pilus assembly protein TraF yields the protein MKYSMKFFLLLFLTFYSEQLSAGWLNRKAEGWSWYEDKVKKQNNYHEESDKLSPVAQMEIERKTYETKLSQAVLDPTEENIESLMIEQKKIMDRSSKFSKIWTKILLSNPELDSTINNPITQYGVTIAKDIERDKKNKLIGLLKEEFGLILFTKGNKESQAFALVVKEFVKKHKWELIPVSVDGEIIPAFPNAQLDQGIVDKLGISIYPSLIMLNPKTEELIPIGFGMISLEQIENNIVNLFGEVDE
- a CDS encoding conjugal transfer mating pair stabilization protein TraN — its product is MNVFLIFILNMLLYFSAGFAKSPNEYLLEGKSFGNDLNKFSKNSMKNFEIENLGVTQTEINKIDSSNLEDSIISGNRPNSEINNFLLSKQVNENFQKNKIDSDDNFLEKSEEYFQNYDQYIDEYQTETLIKTNLEKCNQSDVPYIKEIIRNLHVNVVHKPKIEKKVKGCIGHIKYEEYFWKSDATKSKKKWDRELSNDQSIEKYTIYVGNGSLLDNYDLEIVWKHKDDSKNCHNFNEKVKLIQNESFIEDKEFWVIEDETNLLQDPNFTYLHSECIDETPFKEINGKQVYRKCWKQKISYLGSLEKLNTCAELRQRNCQFRSKKCLNSNEIGCCLWEILYECPFKVNPKVIKYNDNPQIGQSPDDWDLSYNPNLSLNAVTTKLAVFDQIKKEMETNNISGSKILIFSGKPKECSKNIAEDLLYDCCFQFTGLAKEAGLAKCNSEEIALSDMRERGFCHYIGSYENTIANTMTTSYTHSFCCYDSKLSKVFQEEAHKQLKLDWGSPKKPNCRGLTIEEISAIDFSNLDLSKVFDEKYFESKLPSDFNQKVERLKHGLTNRIKNLKEGKQ